Proteins encoded together in one Triticum dicoccoides isolate Atlit2015 ecotype Zavitan chromosome 7B, WEW_v2.0, whole genome shotgun sequence window:
- the LOC119338849 gene encoding transcription factor MAMYB-like, which produces MEFIDDEWDSQPRARVVHSRADAAANSSSPTANPASRSLPHVVACAAAAVLLLAAAYSLDSAYQVFASILVWIASSLLLAPFAPSSATGGDISVGRGSFLPDQEPSQEPTPDPIAPSRRGRRQNAAPPPPKSSDPVAPPVQPPPRRQEAMGGGTAVLDGVEREEEVGEWTDQEMELLRRQMLKHPAGEPQRWEKIAAVFGGRRTPESVIRAAKSGGAVAAGGSFEQFLRKRKPLDPRAGAADADTGGNAGGGDGGWSAGEDRSLLNALKEFPKDTAMRWEKVAAAVPGKTKSGCMKRVTELKRDFRSSKEP; this is translated from the coding sequence aTGGAGTTCATCGACGACGAGTGGGACTCCCAGCCGCGCGCGCGCGTCGTCCACTCCCGCGCCGATGCCGCCGCCAATTCCTCATCCCCCACTGCGAATCCCGCGTCCCGCTCTCTCCCCCACGTCGTCGCCTGCGCCGCTGCAGCCGTGCTCCTCCTCGCCGCAGCCTACTCCCTCGACTCGGCCTACCAGGTCTTCGCCTCCATTCTCGTTTGGATCGCATCCTCGCTGCTCCTCGCCCCCTTCGCGCCATCCTCCGCCACCGGCGGCGACATCTCCGTCGGCCGCGGCAGCTTCCTCCCTGACCAGGAACCGTCCCAGGAGCCCACCCCGGACCCCATCGCCCCCTCCCGCCGGGGTCGCCGCCAgaacgccgccccgccgcccccaaAGTCGTCAGATCCGGTCGCTCCTCCCGTCCAGCCGCCTCCACGGCGGCAGGAGGCGATGGGTGGGGGGACCGCTGTTCTGGACGGcgtggagagggaggaggaggttggCGAGTGGACCGACCAAGAAATGGAGCTTCTCCGGCGGCAGATGCTGAAGCACCCGGCAGGAGAGCCCCAGCGCTGGGAGAAGATCGCCGCAGTGTTCGGCGGCCGCCGCACGCCTGAGAGCGTCATCCGCGCAGCAAAGTCAGGCGGCGCCGTGGCGGCTGGTGGCTCGTTCGAGCAGTTCCTGCGCAAGCGAAAGCCGCTGGACCCAAGGGCCGGGGCCGCTGACGCTGATACAGGTGGCAATGCTGGAGGAGGGGACGGTGGTTGGAGTGCTGGTGAGGACCGTTCTCTGCTGAACGCGCTCAAGGAGTTCCCTAAGGACACGGCAATGAGGTGGGAGAAGGTGGCCGCAGCAGTGCCTGGGAAGACAAAGTCCGGGTGCATGAAGAGGGTCACCGAGCTCAAGCGTGACTTTCGGAGCAGCAAGGAGCCATAG